One window of Bacillota bacterium genomic DNA carries:
- the trxA gene encoding thioredoxin, with product MANIANLTDEQFEELVLKAEGPVVVDFWAPWCGPCLRLAPILEEVAAEMADRLTVYKLNTDENQRTPVKYRVMSIPTLIVFKNGQEVDRIVGALPKDVLVRKLEEAIA from the coding sequence ATGGCCAACATTGCCAACTTGACCGACGAGCAGTTCGAGGAGCTGGTTCTGAAGGCCGAAGGGCCCGTCGTGGTGGACTTCTGGGCGCCTTGGTGCGGCCCGTGCCTGCGGCTCGCCCCCATCCTGGAGGAAGTGGCGGCCGAGATGGCGGACCGCCTGACGGTGTACAAGCTCAACACCGACGAGAACCAGCGGACGCCCGTCAAGTACCGCGTCATGAGCATCCCGACGCTCATCGTCTTCAAGAACGGGCAGGAAGTGGACCGCATCGTCGGCGCGCTGCCCAAGGACGTGCTCGTGCGCAAGCTTGAGGAAGCTATTGCGTAA